In one Aeromicrobium wangtongii genomic region, the following are encoded:
- the folE gene encoding GTP cyclohydrolase I FolE translates to MTVDLPRAEAAIRELLLAVGEDPDREGLRDTPKRVARSYVELLAGLDQDPDDVLTANFEVGHDELVLVKDIEMWSMCEHHLVPFFGRAHVGYIPAEAGNVTGLSKLARLVDVYARRPQVQERLTTQIAEALVDRLKPQGVIVVIEAEHLCMAMRGVRKGGAKTVTSAVRGQLRDPATRAEAMGLITAR, encoded by the coding sequence ATGACGGTCGATCTGCCACGCGCCGAGGCGGCGATCCGCGAGCTCTTGCTCGCGGTCGGGGAGGACCCCGACCGCGAGGGCCTGCGCGACACCCCCAAGCGGGTCGCCAGGTCGTACGTGGAGCTGCTGGCCGGCCTCGACCAGGACCCGGACGATGTGCTGACGGCGAACTTCGAGGTCGGTCACGACGAGCTCGTGCTGGTCAAGGACATCGAGATGTGGTCGATGTGCGAGCACCACCTCGTGCCGTTCTTCGGCCGGGCCCACGTCGGCTACATCCCGGCCGAGGCCGGCAACGTGACCGGACTGTCCAAGCTGGCCCGGCTGGTCGACGTGTACGCGCGTCGTCCGCAGGTGCAGGAGCGGCTCACGACCCAGATCGCCGAGGCGCTGGTCGACCGGCTCAAGCCGCAGGGCGTCATCGTGGTGATCGAGGCCGAGCACCTGTGCATGGCGATGCGTGGTGTCCGCAAGGGCGGCGCGAAGACCGTCACGAGCGCTGTCCGCGGACAGCTGCGCGATCCCGCGACCCGGGCCGAGGCCATGGGCCTCATCACGGCCCGGTAG